A window of the Roseburia sp. 831b genome harbors these coding sequences:
- a CDS encoding ArnT family glycosyltransferase: MGNGNIVEMKKYQKKEKYLERLFVVFVFGLLLAWSCSIPAMGAPDEEMKMDICRYLVENHKLPHGGDPSIRNGIWGISYAFMPILSYMISAVFVKMASYFTTDLMALYVAARFTSVLCGTAMAVMVIKIGHKLFCGAKQRWIFIVSATMLPQVVYLGSYLNNDSLALFSISVIIYAWISGLESEWNWKSVILLGVGIGVCALSYYNAYGFLLTSVILYIVSWFLKGAKNIDWYAFWKKGIIITAIAVAIAGWWFVHNAMTYDGDFLGMQTENEYAQEYAMDGFKPSQLENSENVGESLPEMLITRRWIKTTLMSFSGILGTFAIIPLNRMYWLYIFTIAFALLMCLLQYGSSSFRKTRIRDKKRILLEVTFGINMVIPVLLSVYYSYYNDFQPQGRYIMPMLIPLMYFVTTGGCTFVDFVTTKGIMEKISTKEKIRDVVYRVILLCGMLGPVLCLFLLKKYLYLI, encoded by the coding sequence ATGGGTAATGGAAATATTGTTGAAATGAAAAAATATCAGAAAAAGGAAAAGTATCTAGAGAGATTATTTGTCGTGTTTGTATTTGGTCTGCTTTTGGCATGGTCCTGTTCGATTCCAGCGATGGGAGCCCCGGATGAGGAAATGAAGATGGACATCTGTCGGTATTTGGTGGAGAATCATAAACTGCCACATGGCGGAGATCCGTCCATTCGAAATGGAATATGGGGGATATCCTATGCATTTATGCCAATTTTGTCTTATATGATAAGCGCAGTTTTTGTGAAAATGGCATCTTATTTTACAACGGATTTGATGGCGCTTTATGTGGCGGCAAGATTTACGAGTGTTTTATGCGGAACGGCAATGGCAGTTATGGTAATTAAAATTGGTCATAAGTTGTTTTGCGGTGCAAAGCAGAGATGGATATTTATTGTTTCTGCAACAATGTTGCCGCAGGTGGTGTATCTTGGCAGTTATTTAAACAATGACTCGCTTGCACTTTTCTCAATTTCTGTGATTATCTATGCATGGATATCAGGGCTAGAGAGTGAGTGGAATTGGAAAAGTGTAATTTTGCTTGGAGTGGGGATAGGAGTCTGCGCATTATCCTATTATAATGCGTACGGATTCCTGCTTACTAGTGTGATTTTATATATTGTATCATGGTTTTTAAAAGGCGCTAAAAATATAGATTGGTATGCATTTTGGAAAAAAGGTATTATAATCACAGCAATTGCAGTTGCAATAGCAGGGTGGTGGTTTGTTCATAATGCGATGACTTATGACGGCGATTTTCTGGGAATGCAGACAGAGAATGAGTATGCACAAGAGTATGCAATGGATGGATTTAAGCCATCACAGTTGGAAAACTCGGAAAATGTGGGAGAGTCTCTGCCAGAAATGCTGATTACAAGAAGATGGATTAAGACAACATTAATGAGCTTTTCTGGTATATTGGGTACATTTGCAATTATTCCGTTGAATAGAATGTACTGGCTCTACATTTTTACAATTGCATTCGCACTCTTGATGTGCCTCTTACAATACGGAAGTTCCTCTTTTCGAAAGACAAGAATCCGGGATAAGAAGCGCATTTTACTTGAGGTGACATTTGGAATCAACATGGTGATTCCGGTTCTTTTAAGCGTGTATTATTCGTATTACAACGATTTTCAGCCACAGGGCAGATACATCATGCCAATGTTAATTCCACTGATGTATTTTGTGACAACGGGCGGGTGTACTTTCGTGGATTTTGTGACGACGAAGGGAATTATGGAAAAAATTTCAACGAAAGAGAAAATACGTGATGTTGTATATCGTGTGATACTGTTATGTGGCATGCTTGGACCGGTACTTTGTCTATTTTTATTAAAAAAATATTTGTACTTAATTTAG
- a CDS encoding glycosyltransferase family 2 protein, with amino-acid sequence MKKLSIIVPVYYNAENLLPLYNDLREKVFAKLTWNYELVLVDDGSKDASYSVMQELAKLDSKIVLVKLSRNFGEHAAILAGLSKCSGDCAVRKAADLQEPSEMILDMLEKYETGNKVVLATRADRDEPATQKALSSLYATIMQKIALPTMPKGGFDSFLIDRQIIDLLVDMQEKNTSLMGQVLWSGFQTATVPYTRRKRTIGTSRWTFSKKVKLALDSFYGFSSFPIKLVSGIGILTSFASVILLIVTLVHKCMGIITAEGYASLLIILLMGIGLIMLSLGVIGEYIWRIYDATRKRPPFIIDEQK; translated from the coding sequence ATGAAAAAATTATCTATTATTGTACCTGTTTACTATAATGCAGAAAATCTGCTTCCCCTATACAATGACCTCCGTGAAAAGGTCTTTGCGAAACTCACCTGGAATTATGAGCTCGTTCTTGTCGACGACGGTTCGAAAGATGCTTCTTATTCCGTCATGCAGGAGCTTGCAAAATTAGATTCCAAGATTGTTCTGGTAAAATTATCCCGTAACTTTGGCGAACATGCCGCCATTCTTGCAGGCCTTTCGAAATGCAGCGGCGACTGTGCTGTCAGAAAAGCAGCTGACCTTCAGGAACCATCCGAAATGATTCTTGACATGTTGGAAAAATATGAGACTGGAAATAAGGTCGTACTCGCAACACGTGCAGACCGCGATGAGCCAGCCACACAAAAGGCCCTCTCTTCATTGTATGCGACCATCATGCAAAAAATTGCACTTCCAACCATGCCAAAAGGCGGATTCGACAGTTTCCTAATTGACCGTCAGATTATTGACCTTCTCGTTGATATGCAGGAAAAAAACACTTCCCTTATGGGACAGGTACTATGGAGCGGTTTTCAGACTGCAACCGTTCCATATACCAGAAGAAAGCGAACCATTGGGACTTCAAGATGGACCTTTTCCAAAAAAGTGAAATTAGCGCTTGATTCCTTTTACGGTTTTTCCAGTTTTCCAATTAAGTTGGTCAGTGGCATCGGTATTCTAACTTCCTTTGCTTCTGTTATATTATTAATTGTAACCCTGGTTCATAAGTGCATGGGAATTATCACGGCGGAGGGCTATGCATCCTTACTTATCATTCTTTTGATGGGAATTGGACTTATTATGTTATCCCTTGGTGTTATTGGAGAGTATATCTGGCGAATCTATGATGCAACCAGGAAAAGACCTCCGTTTATTATTGATGAACAGAAATAA
- a CDS encoding GtrA family protein: MKEKMIDLWKKYKELVLYLVFGVGTTVINIIAYYVCAHPLRINTVASTCVAWILSVLFAYVTNKIWVFESKSTDVGVIIQEIVSFFSCRLLTGFLDVALMFVFVDVLSFNDMWMKIISNVIVIVLNYVASKLLIFKKKNA, from the coding sequence ATGAAAGAAAAAATGATAGATTTATGGAAAAAATATAAAGAACTTGTATTATATCTGGTTTTTGGTGTAGGAACAACAGTTATTAATATTATTGCCTATTATGTCTGCGCACACCCACTCAGAATCAATACGGTTGCAAGCACCTGTGTAGCCTGGATTTTGTCTGTATTATTTGCCTATGTTACCAACAAGATTTGGGTATTTGAGAGTAAAAGCACAGATGTTGGAGTGATTATACAGGAGATTGTTTCTTTTTTCAGCTGCAGATTGCTGACAGGTTTTCTAGATGTTGCATTGATGTTTGTATTTGTGGATGTACTGTCGTTCAACGATATGTGGATGAAGATTATTTCAAATGTCATCGTGATTGTCTTAAATTATGTGGCAAGCAAGCTGTTAATTTTTAAGAAAAAGAATGCATAA